The Thermococcus sp. genome contains a region encoding:
- a CDS encoding UDP-N-acetyl-D-mannosamine dehydrogenase — translation MRELIESRNARIAVIGLGYIGLPTAIMFASAGFEVTGFEVREEVVERLKNGTSHIAEPGIEDLLGEAIESGRLNPTSNPEDIRDRDVYVVCVQTPLGDDGTPDLSYLESAVKTAAKAMKKGSLIIIESTVPPLTTLKMAGLIEELTGLKRGDDFYMVHAPERVMPGRIFKELVYNSRIFGGVTPESAELAELLYRSFVKGQTFKTSSTVSEVVKLMENTFRDVNIALANEFAFLAHQYGIDVFEAIELANTHPRVRIHTPGIGVGGHCLPKDPHLLVWPAKEDFGLIKLAREINDSMPLFTKDLLFEALKTLNIPPEEAKVAVFGIAYKGDSDDTRNSPALTFVEGIREDVAEVRTYDPLVPGTSRSIEEAAEGSDAVVIATDHSAFKSLNWEELGKLMRTRILIDGRHVVENPPRGFLFKGVGRGEY, via the coding sequence ATGAGGGAACTTATAGAGAGCAGAAACGCAAGGATCGCGGTTATCGGTCTAGGTTACATAGGTCTGCCCACGGCGATAATGTTCGCCAGTGCCGGCTTTGAGGTCACCGGCTTTGAGGTGAGGGAGGAGGTCGTTGAGAGACTCAAAAACGGCACGTCTCACATAGCTGAACCCGGAATCGAGGACCTCCTTGGGGAAGCCATTGAAAGCGGCAGGCTGAACCCTACATCCAATCCCGAGGACATAAGGGACAGGGATGTTTATGTGGTGTGCGTCCAGACCCCCCTTGGCGACGATGGCACCCCGGACCTATCCTACCTGGAGAGTGCGGTCAAGACCGCCGCAAAGGCCATGAAAAAAGGTTCCCTCATAATCATAGAGAGCACGGTACCCCCTCTTACGACCCTCAAGATGGCGGGGCTCATCGAGGAACTCACCGGACTCAAACGTGGTGACGATTTTTACATGGTTCACGCCCCGGAAAGGGTCATGCCCGGCAGGATATTCAAGGAGCTGGTGTACAACTCACGCATTTTCGGCGGTGTGACCCCAGAGAGTGCCGAGCTGGCGGAACTGCTCTACCGCTCCTTTGTCAAGGGCCAGACCTTCAAAACCAGTTCAACCGTTAGTGAGGTTGTAAAGCTGATGGAGAATACGTTCAGGGACGTTAACATAGCGCTGGCCAATGAGTTCGCCTTTCTTGCACACCAGTACGGGATAGACGTCTTTGAGGCCATAGAGCTCGCCAACACGCACCCCCGGGTCAGGATCCACACCCCGGGGATAGGCGTTGGCGGTCACTGTCTTCCGAAGGATCCGCACCTTTTGGTCTGGCCGGCCAAGGAGGATTTTGGTCTGATAAAGCTTGCGAGGGAGATAAACGATTCGATGCCCCTCTTCACGAAGGACCTTCTTTTCGAAGCCCTGAAAACTCTCAACATTCCGCCGGAAGAGGCGAAGGTGGCTGTCTTTGGGATAGCCTACAAGGGCGACAGCGACGACACGAGGAACTCGCCGGCACTTACCTTCGTTGAGGGTATCAGGGAAGACGTCGCTGAGGTTAGAACCTACGATCCCTTAGTCCCGGGCACGAGCAGAAGTATCGAGGAAGCCGCTGAAGGAAGCGATGCGGTCGTTATAGCAACCGACCATTCCGCCTTTAAGTCCCTCAACTGGGAGGAGCTCGGGAAGCTCATGAGAACGAGAATCCTGATAGACGGCAGGCACGTCGTCGAGAACCCGCCGAGGGGCTTCCTCTTTAAGGGCGTCGGGAGGGGGGAGTATTGA